The Candidatus Cloacimonadota bacterium genome includes a window with the following:
- a CDS encoding FlgD immunoglobulin-like domain containing protein, with protein sequence MLNNITNLDFQLAYLAMLTEEKLKPLSRWEKEITSSQLKILKQLGLKVNIVPRKLLNGKKIYETVFSSSTRYLDLYLKNFNDQPITFHPHERELEGFLFGYPKCCVKNFIEFGYKKNTIKKKDQEILFHWTCPDCRITPSLIPLYREIHNECKKIFSENEQKVSFDFNKVVKRSLPYAAAFLLFLSPSLIADEHWIPVPGDADNNFLTGKEEILLGAFPFAESHSIANYYRDIINNLPRQTSQDSCYAVDNFAYGLYTCPICGETANMGFVTAHNPLHELEINIPYMALHFMEHGSFTYARVEQPDTFRIDIELLKETLAPLDVEHHEIATPNDSDDDGLNNPSEIFFETDPNNPYTHNIGIDDGHEISEAIINHISDLPIVESGANPPSDSVYIDFLLANGVENCSICGKVLNMGSACIHNPMEQTYISFPFMGLHYISHGRFAFEGTTNQGEVDPIELCEVLDIDLNSIDNLGKILEKYDYQLINFSNPFAEHTTISFEIPDGSTNSAKIIIYNLKGQKISEIDCGNMTSGINEVFWDGKNQDGKPTKNGIYFYKLMIDGKAKTIRKCVKIG encoded by the coding sequence ATGTTGAATAATATTACTAATCTTGATTTTCAGCTGGCATATCTGGCAATGCTAACTGAGGAAAAATTAAAGCCTTTAAGTCGATGGGAAAAAGAAATTACATCTTCCCAATTAAAAATTCTAAAGCAGCTTGGTTTGAAAGTAAATATCGTTCCCAGAAAGTTATTGAATGGGAAAAAAATTTATGAAACCGTATTTAGTTCATCCACGCGATATTTGGATTTATATTTGAAGAACTTCAATGATCAACCCATCACATTTCATCCCCATGAAAGAGAATTAGAAGGATTTCTGTTCGGTTATCCAAAATGCTGTGTGAAAAATTTTATTGAGTTTGGATATAAAAAGAATACGATTAAGAAGAAAGATCAGGAAATCTTATTCCATTGGACTTGTCCCGATTGCAGAATTACTCCATCCCTTATTCCTCTCTATCGGGAAATTCACAATGAATGCAAAAAAATATTCTCTGAAAATGAGCAAAAAGTCTCATTTGATTTTAACAAAGTAGTAAAAAGATCACTCCCTTATGCAGCCGCTTTTTTGCTGTTCCTTTCTCCTTCTCTAATAGCTGATGAGCATTGGATACCTGTTCCCGGTGATGCGGATAATAATTTTTTAACAGGGAAAGAAGAAATATTGCTGGGAGCATTTCCCTTTGCAGAGTCTCATTCTATTGCGAATTATTATCGGGATATAATTAATAATTTACCGCGACAAACTTCTCAGGATTCATGTTATGCGGTAGATAATTTTGCGTACGGCTTATATACATGCCCAATATGTGGAGAAACCGCAAATATGGGTTTTGTAACAGCGCATAATCCTCTTCATGAACTCGAAATAAATATTCCTTATATGGCTTTACATTTTATGGAACATGGCAGTTTTACTTATGCAAGAGTTGAACAGCCGGATACATTTAGAATTGATATCGAACTTCTGAAAGAAACCCTTGCTCCTTTGGACGTTGAACATCACGAGATTGCCACGCCGAATGACAGCGATGATGACGGGTTGAATAACCCATCTGAAATATTTTTTGAAACTGATCCTAATAATCCCTACACTCATAATATCGGTATCGATGATGGGCATGAAATTTCCGAAGCCATAATCAATCATATTTCGGATCTTCCTATTGTTGAATCAGGAGCAAATCCACCGAGCGATTCGGTTTATATTGATTTTCTCCTTGCAAATGGAGTTGAAAATTGCTCGATTTGTGGCAAGGTGCTAAATATGGGAAGCGCTTGTATTCACAACCCAATGGAACAAACTTATATTTCATTTCCATTTATGGGATTGCATTATATTTCTCACGGCAGGTTTGCTTTTGAAGGAACCACAAATCAGGGAGAAGTCGATCCTATCGAGTTGTGCGAAGTGTTGGATATTGATTTGAATTCCATTGATAACTTGGGAAAAATACTTGAAAAGTATGACTATCAGCTCATAAATTTCTCAAATCCTTTTGCAGAACATACCACAATTTCTTTTGAAATACCCGATGGTTCTACAAATTCTGCCAAAATTATTATTTATAATCTGAAAGGACAAAAAATCAGCGAGATAGATTGTGGAAATATGACTTCCGGCATTAATGAAGTTTTTTGGGATGGGAAAAATCAGGACGGAAAACCCACGAAAAACGGAATTTATTTTTATAAACTGATGATTGATGGAAAGGCAAAAACAATAAGAAAATGCGTTAAGATCGGATAG
- a CDS encoding glycosyltransferase family 2 protein — MLWAKIIFGFSALCLFYIFLGYPILISILSKIFPYKNNFSQIGKDEYALPSVSLLIPAYNEEQIIEDKIRNILDLDYPSEKLEMVIASDGSDDKTNEIVKNYFAKVKLIEYKKREGKTTLLNKTVPKLKNEIIVFSDASAMLNRDAIKKVVSHFQDESIGSVSGKYLVFNIDDTSRTKGEGIYWKYETYIKRCESKYYSILGAHGALYALRKKLFKPLPIDAINDDYILPMYSVEQGFRAVYDSSAISEEFATTSIHGEIKRRIRISVGNFQQLFLLKSLLNPFKGRIAFEFLSHKFLRSFSFVFFISLFYSNLFIIAPVFHYILFLQILFYLSSLLGFLPAKMNCKIKIFTLPFYIFLITFASLLGFYKFLFGEQKTTWEKSDEV; from the coding sequence ATGCTTTGGGCTAAAATAATTTTTGGGTTTTCAGCACTTTGTCTTTTTTATATTTTTCTTGGTTATCCTATTCTCATTTCTATCCTTTCGAAAATATTTCCATATAAGAATAATTTTTCGCAAATTGGCAAGGACGAATATGCTCTACCGTCGGTTAGCCTCCTAATTCCAGCATACAACGAAGAACAGATAATAGAAGATAAAATCAGAAATATTCTTGACCTTGATTACCCTTCCGAAAAACTTGAAATGGTTATTGCATCGGATGGCTCGGATGATAAAACGAATGAAATCGTGAAGAATTATTTTGCCAAAGTTAAACTGATCGAATACAAAAAGCGAGAAGGGAAAACAACACTTTTAAACAAAACAGTTCCCAAACTTAAAAACGAAATAATTGTATTCTCGGATGCTTCCGCAATGTTAAATCGAGATGCGATAAAAAAAGTAGTTTCACACTTTCAGGATGAATCAATCGGAAGTGTATCCGGAAAATATCTCGTTTTCAATATTGATGACACGTCCCGTACTAAAGGTGAGGGAATTTACTGGAAATATGAAACTTACATAAAAAGATGTGAAAGCAAATATTATTCAATACTCGGAGCTCATGGGGCGCTGTATGCTCTCCGAAAAAAACTTTTCAAACCCCTACCGATAGACGCAATCAATGATGATTATATTTTACCAATGTATTCGGTGGAACAAGGTTTTCGAGCGGTTTACGATTCTTCGGCAATATCTGAAGAATTTGCCACAACATCTATCCATGGCGAGATCAAACGAAGAATCCGCATATCCGTGGGGAATTTCCAGCAACTTTTTCTTCTAAAATCTCTTCTGAATCCCTTTAAAGGACGCATTGCTTTTGAATTTTTATCCCATAAATTTTTGAGAAGTTTCTCGTTTGTTTTTTTTATTTCCCTTTTCTATTCAAACTTATTTATAATAGCACCTGTTTTTCACTATATATTATTTTTGCAAATACTATTTTATCTTTCATCATTATTGGGTTTTCTGCCTGCAAAAATGAATTGTAAAATTAAAATTTTCACATTACCATTTTATATTTTCCTCATCACTTTTGCCTCTCTTTTGGGCTTTTACAAATTTCTTTTTGGAGAACAAAAAACCACTTGGGAAAAATCTGATGAAGTATAA
- a CDS encoding sigma-54 dependent transcriptional regulator, translating to MRQIFIIDDNEDLRWGLGETLKNENYEVHEFSCGEDALEILPDFLPDLIVLDMKIPGKMSGLAVLKKIKLINQNVPVIILTAYATIDTVVESLQHGAYDFMQKPFKNKLLLYKIRNAIEKFDLDLEVKEMQDRLDQQDFMQSVMGNSPKIKETQERIMIVTRTDITVLIQGESGTGKEIVARTIHNYSKRKNNNFVPIDCGAIPDNLLESEFFGYKKGAFTGASLDKKGHFHVADKGTIFLDEIANLSYNMQGKLLRFLEERVIRPIGSVEEIPVDVRIITATNKNLLDAVETGKFRRDLYYRLSEFEIVMPLLRDRIEDIPLLANIFLKQTAKSLNLPIKKFSPEAMAKLTSNNWAGNAREMRNVIRRAALTAGEIVEPDDIQFNVKAILSKAKPTTDDFFLEDTSLKEIVNKNVEDIEKRILAELAQKTDNNKSEMARRLKVSYPTLLSKLKKYDL from the coding sequence ATGAGACAAATATTTATTATTGATGACAACGAAGACTTGCGCTGGGGACTCGGTGAAACATTGAAGAACGAAAATTATGAAGTACATGAATTTTCATGCGGAGAAGACGCTTTGGAAATTTTACCTGATTTTCTCCCTGATTTAATCGTTCTTGATATGAAAATTCCTGGTAAAATGAGCGGATTGGCAGTATTAAAAAAAATCAAATTGATCAATCAAAATGTTCCGGTAATAATCCTAACGGCGTATGCTACGATTGATACTGTTGTAGAATCCCTTCAGCACGGCGCCTATGATTTTATGCAAAAACCGTTTAAAAATAAATTGCTTTTATATAAAATACGAAATGCCATTGAAAAATTTGATCTTGATTTGGAAGTGAAAGAAATGCAGGATAGACTTGATCAGCAAGATTTCATGCAAAGCGTTATGGGAAATAGTCCTAAGATAAAAGAAACTCAAGAACGCATAATGATCGTAACCAGAACCGATATTACCGTTTTAATTCAGGGAGAATCCGGAACTGGAAAAGAGATCGTTGCCAGAACAATTCATAATTATAGCAAACGAAAAAATAATAATTTCGTCCCCATAGATTGTGGAGCAATCCCGGATAATTTACTTGAAAGCGAGTTTTTCGGTTATAAAAAAGGGGCATTCACCGGAGCGAGTCTGGACAAAAAGGGGCATTTCCATGTTGCTGATAAGGGGACAATTTTTCTGGATGAGATTGCAAATCTGTCATATAATATGCAAGGAAAATTGCTTCGATTTCTCGAAGAACGGGTAATACGTCCGATAGGCAGCGTGGAGGAAATACCCGTTGATGTGAGAATTATTACGGCAACGAATAAAAATTTACTCGATGCGGTCGAAACCGGTAAGTTCAGAAGGGATCTATATTATCGCTTAAGTGAATTCGAAATTGTTATGCCTCTTCTGCGGGATAGAATAGAGGATATTCCGCTACTTGCTAATATATTTTTAAAACAAACAGCGAAAAGTCTCAACCTGCCAATTAAGAAATTTTCTCCGGAAGCCATGGCAAAATTGACCTCAAATAACTGGGCAGGTAACGCCCGTGAAATGAGAAATGTAATTCGAAGAGCTGCTTTAACTGCCGGCGAAATTGTTGAACCTGATGATATTCAATTCAATGTGAAAGCAATTTTATCGAAAGCCAAACCAACCACCGATGATTTTTTTCTCGAAGATACTTCTCTCAAGGAAATTGTAAATAAAAACGTAGAGGACATTGAAAAGAGAATTCTTGCTGAATTAGCCCAAAAAACGGATAATAACAAAAGCGAAATGGCTCGCAGACTGAAAGTAAGTTATCCCACACTTCTTAGTAAACTAAAAAAATATGATTTGTAA
- a CDS encoding ATP-binding protein, protein MKTKNYKSRELKNQTVLFVDDSPEMISALKRVMIDEKFNRLFALNANDALEILEKEQVQVIVADMKMPEMDGLTLLRKVKKNQPNIVRMVLTAITNPLEILKSINSGEVFRYVVKPIISSERFISYINDALDFYRLRMIERELLETEYRFRGIFESTNDCIIILNENFDIQYINGSAVEYFGKLKGENLNGLRHEFSPLTQDWKDNIRNVFRDGIKTQISSSKMIRGEKIYFETEFTPINDTDGNTDTVTIIYKDITKIKKLQQELLNSEKMVTAGKMAAGFANEVGNRLASASTSAQLCMSTLSTSEVSSSPSRMTKHLQLINRNLNTSTDILKLLVSFTKPMLKDLQIVDLNKIIKLVIADLHDEIKAKNISIEFVPKVSKIKTDRERMLELFENILLNAIQASSQNQKIQIQTKIEEEIAIIEIHDNGCGISAENMDEIFEPFYTTKENATGMGLATCQQIVTEHGGSIYVQNNQDKGVTFIVKIPKGN, encoded by the coding sequence ATGAAAACGAAAAATTATAAATCCCGGGAATTAAAAAATCAAACCGTCTTGTTTGTGGATGATAGTCCCGAAATGATCAGTGCGTTGAAGAGGGTTATGATAGATGAAAAATTCAATCGTCTTTTTGCTTTAAACGCCAATGATGCCCTTGAAATTTTAGAAAAAGAGCAGGTTCAGGTTATCGTTGCAGATATGAAAATGCCGGAAATGGATGGGCTCACTTTATTACGAAAAGTTAAGAAAAACCAGCCGAACATTGTTCGGATGGTGCTTACTGCCATCACAAATCCTTTGGAGATTCTCAAATCAATAAATTCCGGTGAAGTATTTCGATATGTGGTAAAACCGATTATATCTTCCGAAAGATTTATTTCTTATATAAACGATGCCTTAGATTTTTACCGCCTTCGTATGATAGAAAGGGAATTGCTGGAAACCGAATATCGCTTTCGAGGAATCTTTGAATCCACAAACGATTGCATCATCATTTTGAATGAAAATTTTGATATTCAATACATCAATGGTTCGGCAGTTGAATATTTCGGGAAGCTTAAAGGGGAAAATCTGAATGGGTTAAGGCATGAATTTTCACCTCTTACTCAGGATTGGAAAGATAATATCCGTAATGTTTTTCGAGATGGTATAAAAACCCAAATCTCTTCCAGCAAGATGATTCGTGGAGAAAAAATTTATTTTGAAACCGAATTTACCCCTATAAATGACACAGATGGTAATACGGATACTGTTACAATTATTTATAAAGATATTACCAAAATCAAAAAACTTCAACAGGAACTGCTAAATAGTGAAAAAATGGTTACTGCCGGTAAAATGGCAGCCGGATTTGCCAATGAAGTGGGAAATCGTCTTGCCTCTGCCAGCACTTCCGCTCAATTATGCATGTCCACCCTATCTACCTCCGAGGTTTCTTCTTCACCCTCTCGTATGACTAAGCATCTACAACTTATAAACAGAAATCTGAATACCTCTACTGATATTCTAAAATTATTAGTAAGTTTTACCAAACCCATGTTAAAGGATTTGCAAATTGTTGATTTGAATAAAATTATAAAATTGGTTATTGCTGATTTGCATGATGAAATCAAAGCAAAAAACATTTCGATTGAATTTGTTCCAAAAGTATCTAAAATTAAAACCGATAGAGAACGAATGCTGGAACTTTTTGAAAATATTTTGTTAAATGCAATTCAGGCTTCGTCCCAAAATCAAAAGATACAAATTCAAACAAAGATTGAGGAGGAAATCGCTATCATAGAAATACACGACAATGGATGTGGTATTTCCGCTGAAAATATGGATGAGATTTTCGAACCGTTTTATACTACAAAAGAAAATGCAACCGGCATGGGTTTGGCAACTTGCCAACAAATCGTAACGGAGCACGGTGGTTCGATTTATGTACAAAATAACCAAGATAAAGGCGTAACCTTTATCGTAAAAATTCCTAAGGGAAATTAA
- a CDS encoding polysaccharide deacetylase family protein: protein CPVECFCIHIPLGVYLRRINQRRISMHKNHTNPIPFLMYHEIREDGDPYSVSESEFRLQMKYLYGYNFHTITLRDFYQHRRENVLLPSNVIVITFDDGYANNFTKAFPILANYDFRATFFITTNLIKIQRGLSEQQISELNNAGMCIGSHTKTHRFLSALNTEEIRSELADSKKILEDIIESKVEHLSLPGGRSKKRSQQIAEEVGYKTICTSRVGCNNLNSDIFRLCRIPIKKSINMEAFTKIVSGDENYFHKLQKMSRLKNMGKLMLGNKLYHSFWKIFHSNSG from the coding sequence TTGCCCTGTGGAATGTTTTTGCATTCATATTCCACTTGGGGTTTATCTGCGTCGAATAAATCAGCGTCGAATATCTATGCATAAAAATCACACTAATCCGATTCCTTTTCTTATGTATCACGAAATCAGGGAAGATGGCGATCCATATTCCGTCAGCGAATCTGAATTTCGTTTGCAAATGAAATACCTGTACGGCTATAATTTTCACACAATAACTTTACGGGATTTTTATCAGCACCGAAGAGAAAATGTTTTGCTTCCCTCAAATGTAATCGTAATCACATTTGACGATGGCTATGCAAATAATTTTACAAAAGCATTTCCGATTTTGGCCAATTATGATTTTCGAGCAACATTTTTCATAACCACTAATTTGATAAAAATTCAAAGGGGATTATCCGAGCAGCAGATTAGCGAACTAAACAATGCGGGGATGTGTATCGGATCTCATACAAAAACTCACCGATTTTTGAGCGCCCTTAATACAGAAGAAATTAGATCGGAATTAGCAGATTCAAAAAAAATACTTGAAGATATTATTGAAAGCAAGGTTGAGCATTTATCTCTCCCGGGTGGAAGATCGAAAAAAAGAAGCCAACAAATTGCCGAAGAAGTTGGTTATAAAACCATTTGTACATCCCGGGTTGGTTGTAACAATTTGAATTCGGATATTTTTCGTTTGTGCCGAATCCCCATAAAAAAAAGCATAAATATGGAAGCATTTACAAAAATTGTATCTGGGGATGAAAATTATTTTCATAAATTACAGAAGATGTCCAGATTAAAAAATATGGGAAAACTAATGTTGGGAAATAAATTGTACCATTCATTCTGGAAAATATTTCATAGTAATTCGGGATAA